Proteins co-encoded in one Garra rufa chromosome 21, GarRuf1.0, whole genome shotgun sequence genomic window:
- the ccdc197 gene encoding uncharacterized protein CCDC197, with translation MESASSAAVRTDAHLKLKVENRKKNVFVTQLEEHREQIEEHIKHIPVISESSSGILETGVNTLQTTLVLKKRGEVEELNAQMMDKRQEVQGHMKILQQRRTQLQQRQTETKHRAARFEKFVEENEVKRRRALKKFQMERQQNEVKEKEKAELSTQLQDLEARRLYLQERVNKYKIFEEFLLKTLDLLPDKYVGYGTDPVTPIIRRYETLSVSRQDLLQRLSSLTEEMKSSQNHLESLRQEHNTFKLMTNQELSERQTQLDQLKEKNKQLEMTLHTHLGHSRDQVEEMGTISIAVKNLAEQCYLSHYGARDAMDTSTMMDMIKEFMVEKADMERRAMRLIDSSSGTVKRTTPKKNTASKTQKKSLSKSSSRSAFKTPP, from the exons ATGGAGTCCGCCTCTTCAGCTGCTGTCAGAACAGACGCTCATCTAAAGCTGAAAGTagaaaacagaaagaaaaacGTGTTTGTAACGCAGTTAGAGGAGCACAG AGAGCAGATCGAGGAGCACATCAAGCACATCCCTGTGATCTCTGAG TCCTCCAGCGGGATCCTAGAGACCGGCGTCAACACGCTCCAGACCACATTAGTCCTGAAGAAGCGCGGCGAGGTGGAGGAGCTGAACGCGCAGATGATGGACAAACGGCAGGAGGTTCAGGGCCACATGAAGATCCTGCAGCAGAGACGAACCCAACTCCAGCAGAGACAGACAGAG ACGAAACACAGGGCAGCAAGATTTGAGAAGTTTGTGGAGGAGAACGAGGTGAAACGGCGGCGCGCCTTGAAGAAGTTCCAGATGGAGAGACAGCAGAATGAAGTGAAAGAAAAGGAGAAAGCTGAACTATCCACACAACTCCAGGACTTAGAAGCCAG GCGCCTGTATTTACAAGAGCGAGTCAACAAATACAAGATATTTGAGGAGTTTCTGTTGAAGACTCTTGATCTACTTCCAGACA AGTACGTGGGATACGGCACAGACCCGGTGACGCCGATCATCAGACGCTACGAGACGCTGAGCGTCAGCCGACAGGATCTTCTGCAGCGGTTGTCCAGCCTGACGGAGGAGATGAAGTCCAGCCAGAACCACCTGGAGTCCCTCAGACAGGAACACAACACGTTTAAACTG ATGACTAACCAGGAGCTGTCAGAGCGACAGACACAGCTGGATCAACTGAAAGAGAAGAACAAACAGCTGGAGATGACGCTTCACACGCACCTGGGCCACTCCAGAGACCAG GTGGAGGAGATGGGGACCATCTCGATAGCGGTGAAGAACCTGGCGGAGCAGTGCTACCTGAGTCACTATGGAGCTCGAGACGCCATGGACACGTCCACCATGATGGACATGATCAAG GAGTTCATGGTGGAGAAAGCAGACATGGAGAGGAGAGCCATGAGACTCATCGACAGCAGCTCAGGGACTGTGAAGAGAACCACACCGAAGAAAAACACCGCCAGCAAAACCCAGAAGAAGAGCCTCAGCAAGAGCAGCAGCAGAAGCGCATTCAAGACACCTCCGTAG
- the asb2b gene encoding ankyrin repeat and SOCS box protein 2b: MTRFSYSEYIALFRSTDTKRNSSAQKTSSSSSSSSGRAANRDEEPTDPSEVISAVRRAHEQNVSDVSDSDEWTALHEAAHLGQTHCVQELLKDPHVCVDKRTLQEQTPLLLAVDGRHPECARSLLEAGADPDISNKNKETPLYKACEQECISTVRLLLAFGAAVNQRCYRGCTALHEAARRDNAELCETLLQARAAIDARNADDVTPAIEAARHGRTETLAYLIRNGAGVNVQTCDGSTALTEACRHGHGETVKLLLKHHADANKATDAGLLPLHIASQHGHKEIVSLLLPITSRARIRQSGISPLHLAAEHDRQMVTSLLIESGFDVNGKLSRERSAKFHDRRVSALYCAVAARNTRTAGILLKAGADPNVDPFGPLLLAARHGCLKTVALLVEHGAHVNARPPGPTAAFPAVLLYAHRLDVLQYLLDNGCDAQACFTCDRHHSHEDAHFRSHTSQRHTNCTKALKFCDWVSSSCWRYSVGQVVDLLLDYVGNVQLCSTIKDLLLDKQEWTSISEKTSSPRALMHLCRLKIREQLGTQRLRCVQSLPLPDRMLQYLSSRSRSCSTPGFQRHAPFTASVCVQLKANEPHQH; this comes from the exons ATGACACGATTCTCTTATTCCGAATATATCGCTTTATTTCGATCAACGGACACAAAAAGGAACTCGTCAGCGCAgaaaacatcatcatcatcatcatcatcatctggaCGAGCTGCAAACCGCGACGAAGAGCCGACAGACCCCTCAGA AGTGATTTCTGCAGTCAGAAGAGCACATGAGCAGAACGTGAGCGACGTGTCTGACTCAGACGAATGGACGGCTCTGCATGAAGCCGCTCACCTTGGACAGACACACTGCGTTCAGGAGCTGCTGAAAG ATCCTCACGTGTGTGTGGACAAACGCACGCTACAGGAGCAGACGCCGCTGCTGCTCGCCGTCGACGGACGACACCCGGAGTGTGCCAGGAGTCTTCTGGAAGCGGGAGCCGACCCTGACATCAGCAACAAAAACAAAGAGACGCCTCTTTATAAAG CGTGTGAGCAGGAGTGTATCAGCACGGTGAGGCTGCTGCTGGCGTTCGGTGCGGCGGTGAATCAGCGTTGTTATCGCGGCTGTACAGCTCTACATGAAGCGGCGAGACGAGACAACGCTGAGCTCTGTGAGACGCTCCTGCAGGCCAGAGCCGCCATCGACGCCCGCAACGCAGATGACGTCACACCCGCTATAGAAGCGGCACGACACGGACGGACAGAAACTCTGGCTTATCTGATCCGGAACG GCGCCGGTGTGAACGTTCAGACGTGTGACGGCAGCACCGCTTTAACTGAAGCCTGCAGACACGGACACGGAGAAACCGTCAAGCTTTTGCTCAAACATCACGCGGACGCCAACAAAGCCACCGACGCCGGACTCCTGCCGCTGCATATCGCCAGCCAGCACGGACACAAAGA GATTGTTTCCTTATTGCTCCCGATCACCAGCCGGGCTAGGATTCGGCAAAGCGGCATCTCTCCTCTCCATTTGGCGGCGGAGCACGACCGTCAGATGGTCACGAGTCTGCTGATCGAGTCGGGATTCGACGTCAACGGTAAACTCTCTCGCGAGCGTTCGGCCAAGTTCCACGACCGCCGCGTTTCGGCTCTGTACTGCGCCGTCGCCGCCAGGAACACGCGGACCGCCGGAATCTTGCTGAAGGCCGGCGCCGATCCCAACGTAGACCCCTTCGGCCCTCTGCTGTTAGCGGCGCGTCACGGCTGTCTGAAGACGGTGGCTCTGTTGGTGGAACACGGAGCTCACGTCAACGCTCGCCCGCCCGGCCCCACGGCGGCTTTCCCGGCGGTGCTGCTGTACGCTCATCGACTGGACGTCCTTCAGTATCTGCTGGACAACGGCTGTGACGCTCAGGCCTGCTTTACCTGCGACAGACATCACAGCCACGAAGATGCACACTTCAGAAGTCACACAAGCCAAAGACACACAAACTGCACAAAAGCGTTAAAG TTTTGCGACTGGGTCTCATCCTCCTGCTGGAGATATTCAGTCGGTCAGGTCGTTGATTTGCTCCTGGACTATGTAGGAAACGTTCAGCTCTGCAGCACGATCAAAGACCTCCTTCTGGACAAACAGGAGTGGACGAGCATCAGCGAGAAAACAT CGTCTCCACGAGCCCTGATGCATCTCTGTCGGCTGAAGATCCGAGAGCAGCTGGGGACTCAGAGACTGAGATGTGTTCAGTCGCTGCCGCTGCCGGACCGAATGCTGCAATATCTGAGCTCCAGAAGCAGAAGCTGCTCCACTCCTGGCTTCCAGAGACACGCTCCATTCACCGCATCCGTGTGTGTTCAGCTCAAGGCTAATGAACCACATCAACACTGA
- the LOC141296118 gene encoding protein FAM181A-like, with protein sequence MSAMANSDSEVKTLLNFVNLASSDIKAALDRSAPCRRSVDHRKYLQKQLKRFSHRYAKIPRCHSLRNGDSTFPKLAENKAAVLARDGPHANGREEHLNADLSPSSEDDARSGQVPMRKRQLPASFWKEPQSSSGSRERLEHFLKNNANGTARVRSPATNGEKRKMLYDDLKASPLLSGNAEPPRRSVACACSCCSLPYRGLHALHSRFLLPHADAAFRNKTTESNIEIAHNFIDGLHNNSAHVIIKPIPTKPAVSSSIFSVFGFI encoded by the coding sequence ATGAGCGCGATGGCCAACTCTGACAGCGAGGTGAAAACGCTTCTGAACTTCGTCAATCTGGCCTCCAGCGACATCAAGGCGGCCCTCGACCGATCTGCGCCCTGCAGGCGCTCCGTGGACCACCGCAAATACCTGCAGAAGCAGCTCAAGCGATTCTCGCACCGATACGCAAAGATACCTCGCTGTCATTCGCTTAGAAACGGCGACTCGACGTTTCCTAAACTTGCCGAGAATAAAGCCGCTGTGCTCGCCCGCGACGGGCCGCATGCTAACGGGAGAGAGGAGCATCTGAACGCGGATCTGAGCCCGAGCTCGGAGGACGACGCGCGGTCCGGACAAGTCCCCATGCGAAAGCGGCAGCTCCCGGCGTCTTTCTGGAAGGAACCGCAGTCCTCCTCCGGCAGCAGAGAGCGTCTGGAGCACTTCCTCAAGAACAACGCGAACGGGACTGCGCGGGTCAGATCGCCAGCGACGAACGGCGAGAAAAGGAAGATGCTTTATGATGACTTGAAAGCAAGCCCGCTGTTGTCCGGTAACGCGGAGCCGCCGAGGAGGAGTGTGGCGTGCGCGTGCTCGTGCTGCTCGCTTCCGTACCGCGGACTGCACGCGCTTCACAGCCGCTTTCTGCTTCCTCACGCGGACGCGGCTTTCAGGAACAAAACGACTGAGAGCAACATTGAAATCGCGCACAACTTTATCGACGGACTTCACAATAACAGCGCGCATGTGATCATCAAGCCGATTCCCACCAAACCCGCGGTCTCCTCCTCTATTTTCAGCGTGTTCGGCTTCATTTAG
- the exd1 gene encoding piRNA biogenesis protein EXD1 produces MASSSEESRFLDDMKRKRVKITLFDTQITGVIQRITQKKTVILEDVSEVKSGRKFPGVKIIFGHEILKGKLHNNPIINHFPFSFFKVDVNQENLVNEGHTSEIHSFRKKVLDDVQEDCVHYVVIDELHEKFGPAVMHIQAQKVIGIGADVFGQTAQERLCWLQVATKKVVYLFDILLLGGQAFKNGLSMIMESRHILKVVHDCRCVARCLRAEFRVNLTNVFDTQVADLMLFYNETGGFLPDRVSSLQEVLRLHLKLPTTDLSPLWSKELHLKECPEVWYIRPSPPALMNIMAASVGHLLPLRLVLLDALMSDYTVLVDAYMSSYSNQSVQMEQDERSLPEEAEELLSVRQERMDWAARRYSLTDAGLLKRSSFNTQTDSTSDMP; encoded by the exons ATGGCATCATCTTCAGAGGAGAGCAGGTTTCTGGATGATATGAAGAGAAAACGCGTTAAAATAACTCTGTTCGACACACAAATCACTGGCGTTATTCAGCGAATCACTCAGAAGAAGACCGTGATTTTAGAGGACG TATCTGAAGTGAAAAGCGGACGGAAATTTCCAGGCGTCAAGATAATTTTCGGACACGAAATTCTTAAAGGTAAACTGCATAATAACCCCATAAT AAATCAtttccctttttctttttttaaagtggaTGTCAATCAAGAAAATCT CGTTAATGAAGGACACACATCTGAAATCCACTCGTTCAGGAAGAAGGTTCTAG ATGATGTCCAGGAGGACTGTGTTCATTATGTGGTGATAGATGAGCTTCATGAGAAGTTTGGCCCAGCA gTCATGCACATCCAAGCACAAAAGGTCATTGGAATCGGCGCTGATGTGTTTGGACAGACTGCACAAGAGAGACTTTGCTGGTTGCAG GTTGCCACTAAGAAGGTAGTGTACCTGTTTGATATCCTCCTGCTCGGCGGACAAGCTTTTAAGAACGGCCTGTCCATGATTATGGAGAGTCGCCACATCCTGAAG GTGGTTCACGACTGCCGCTGCGTTGCCCGATGCCTGAGAGCAGAGTTCAGAGTCAACCTCACCAATGTCTTTGACACACAG GTCGCTGATCTCATGCTCTTCTACAATGAGACCGGAGGCTTTCTCCCGGACCGGGTCAGCTCTCTCCAGGAGGTGCTCAGACTTCACCTCAAACTCCCCACGACTGACCTTTCACCTCTGTGGTCCAAAGAACTCCACCTCAAG GAGTGTCCTGAGGTGTGGTACATCCGTCCGTCTCCTCCTGCTCTGATGAACATCATGGCCGCTTCCGTCGGTCATCTTCTCCCGCTGCGCCTCGTGCTCCTCGATGCCCTGATGTCCGACTACACCGTTCTGGTCGACGCCTATATGAGCAGCTACAGCAACCAGTCTGTTCAAATGGAGCAG GATGAACGGTCGCTCCCTGAGGAAGCGGAGGAGCTGCTGTCGGTGCGTCAGGAGCGGATGGATTGGGCCGCTCGACGATACTCTCTGACCGACGCCGGCCTTCTGAAACGCTCCAGCTTCAACACACAGACCGACTCTACGTCTGACATGCCATGA